The Mustelus asterias chromosome 30, sMusAst1.hap1.1, whole genome shotgun sequence DNA segment gtcactggctgggccagcatttcttgcccagccctaactgccctccatttcagagggcatttgagagtcaaccacattgctggtctggagtcacatgtaggccagaccaggtaaggacagcaggtttccttttctaaaggacgttactgaaccaaatgggtttttacgacaattgattaaTGGTTAAcgtttgtcattagacttttaatccaagattttaattgaatacaaatttcaccattgactgtggtgggattcgaacctgggtccccagagccttaccctgagtccagtgataattccactgtgccgctgcctcccctattcatccaattgttattgtttatctcagggcgcagaaacaacagaatctaactttgccggtcacacatgacgtcgtctatgtttcagcaggctgtaatactgattaaatcccttcccacacatggagcagttgaaaggttttgccccagtgtgaactcgctggtgtctctgcaggcgggatggatcagtgaatcccttcccacacagggagcaggtgaacggttctgtcgcagtgtgagctcgctggtgtttcagcatataggatgaatcagtgaatcccttcccacacacagagcaggtgaacggcttctccccggtgtgaatgcgttggtgtctcagcaggccagacgactgagcaaatccctttccacacacagagcacaggaacggcctctccccggtgtgaatgcgtttgtgtttcagcagatcatcacttcttttaaaggtcttattgcattctgagcattgaaaaggtctctgatcagagtgaatgtgttggtgttgaTTGCAGGAGGAAAACTGAGCAAATCTTTTGCCGCAAATGGAGCAggagaacggcttctcccctgtgtgaatgcggcgGTGTCTCCAGAGGCTGGATGACTCCGTGaaagccttcccacacacagagcagctgaatgccttctccccggtgtgaataggccggtGACTTAGCAGATGCTGCAAACAAGTAAATGCTTTCCCACAAACAGGGCAAacgtatggcctctccccagtgtgagtgccctggtgtctcagcagactaatccttcttttgaaggtcttctcacatttaaagcatttaaaatgtctcttctgaaaatgaatctgttggtgaacggtgcagtgggaggactgagtgaatctcttcccacactgagagcagctgaatggcctgtccttggtgtgaacttgttggtgctcagtgagatgcactgagtcgctgaatgactccccacagtgagagcagctgaacggtctctcgtgtgtgtgaaggagctggtgctctgcaaggcgggaggactggctgaacctcttcccgcagtgggagcagctgaacggtctctcgtcagtgtgaaggagctggtgttgggcCTGTTCCTCAGAAGTTTCAATGCTTTGCCCagagtcagagctttgaagaggcttctgaataatgtgatcgagttggtgagccagtaggttggacgaacacatgaatttcttcccacacacggagcaggtgaatgaactctcactattgcgagttcgctgtcgtgtcagcatgttttccagctgatcaatcccttcccacaggaggagcaaggaaacagattctcaccagtttccaactgagatggtcaattaaatcccttcagatgTACAAATCTTCAAATCCCAATGAATTGATTGACTCTGTCTGACGTGAGATTTGATTGTccagactgcaaatcctcctcttctatttcctgtaaaataagtttacaaagaattacgtggctggcacggtggcacagtggttagtcctcctgcctcacagcgccagggacctgggttcgattccggccttggttacctgtctgtgtggagtttacacagtaaggagactaacaacaccaggttaaagtccaacaggtttatttggtcgcaaaagccaccagctttcggagcgctgctgtgtggagtttgcacattctctacttgtctgcgtgggtttcctccgggtgctccagttttctcccacagtccaaagatattcaggttaggtggatttcatgctaaattatccatttttccccagggtgtgtaggttagggagattagtggggtaaataagttgggttatgttgttggggccttggtgggatgctctgtcagagagttgacttgatgggccaaatagcctccttccgaactgtggaattctatgaatatatctatcctggactgacagtggtgacttttgtaaactccctttacaggatattggaaaggaggatttacagcaagaaaacacaaaccaaacatcacgtTGAGATCTGACAGTCACTCGGATCATTAGGAGCTGATTGTTATTGTCTTTGAACAGGGAAGGAGaattgtttgttctgtctgtgacaatacacaaacaggccattcggtttattgagtctgtactggagtttatactccacatgagtctcctctcattctgatcaccacatctcagcttTTCAGTTGAAATTTCCATCCCTTTTCTCCCATAGGCTCgtatattttccttttgaaagcatctaaAGTATTTGTGTCAACCACTTCGagtcgcagtgagttccatattctaacaacTGTCTGAAGAAAGAAACATCTTCTATTTTCCTGTTTGATTTATTTGTTGTCTGTTCATGGTTCCCAGTAATGGAAAAACCAACAAGTGaaaacattccattcacatctacctacttatcccattcagaaagcccatatcagaagagacaacattttctcttggtttgagtttgttgtgtgtaaatcctccctttcTCACCCCCTTAACAAAAAATATCCAAAATTCATCACGATAGAAAATCCAGGtacaagtaattcagaaagctattatttgttatgaggggaatggagtgaaagcagtgaagttatgtttcagttgcacaCGGTGAGTCTGTATCTGGAGCAATGTCTACATTTCGATTTCCTTAGTTAAGGAAAAATATAAGTGCATTAGAAGAAGTTCATAGTAGGTTTAGTCGACTAACACCTGGAATAGgtggattgtctgatgaggagcagtgagacagtctctgctcaagtttagcttctgctcgagtttaaaagagtaagaggcaacttaatttaaacctttcacatcctgaaaggtcttggatgcagagattcatagagtcatagaggtttacagcgtggaaacaggcccttcagtccaacttgtccatgccgcccctttttttaaccccgaagctagtcccaattgcccgcatttggcccatatccctctatacccatcatacccatgtaactgtcaaaacgcttttcaaaagacaaaattgtacccgcctctactactacctctggcagtttgctcaagacactcaccaccctctgtatgaaaatattgcccctctcgactctttttatctctccccttaaacctatgacctctagttttagactcccctacctttgggaaaagatattgactatctatctatctacctcattattttatagactgctataagatcacccctatgcctcctgcgctccagaaaaaaaagtcccagtctatccagtctcgccTTATAACcaccaagtccctgtagcattctcgtaaatcttttctgcactctttcttgtttaataccaTGCTTTCTGtaataggttgaccagaactgcacacagtattccaagtgtggccttaccaatgtcttgtacaacttcaacaagacgtcccaactcctgtattcaatgttctgaccaatgaaaccaagcatgccgaatgccttcttcaccactctgtccacctgtgactccactttcaaggagctatgaatctgttctcctagatctctttgttctataactccccaatgccctaccattaactgagtaagtcctgccctggtttgatctaccaaaacgcatcacttcgcatttatctaaattaaactccatctggcattcgtcagcccactggcccaattgatcaagattccattgcaatcagagataattttcttcactgtccactatgccacaatcctggtgtctgcaaacgtactaaccatgcctcctaaattctcatccacatcattcatataaatgataaataacagtggacgcaacaccaatccctgaggcacaccactggtcacaggcctccagtttgaaaaacaatcctctacaaccatcctgtcttctgtcatgaaggggcagtgctctgaaagcttgtggcttgtgctaccaaataaacctgttggactttaacctggtgttgtgagactttttctgtcatcaagccaattttgtaccgatttgctacctcaccctggatcctgtgagatttaaccttatgcaacaatttaccatgtggtatcttgtcaaaggccttgctaaaggtcatgtagagaacatcaactgcactgccctcatctaccttcttggttacccattcaaaaaactcaatcaaatttgtgagatatgattttccactccaaaGCCATGTTGTCTCTAAATGCCACTCacatgactgtctctaatcagtccttgtgtctctaaatgcctgtagattctgtctctcaaaataccttctaaaaaCTTGCTCGAACTGTTGGttactcttatgggagaatcttggggtcactatttaaaaaacaGTGCTGCCCATAGAGAGAGATGAGATGtttttctctcagtgggttgTGACTCCGTTCCTCAAAAGTGGAAGTAGAGCCTGATTtcaattagatatatctcttggggctaaagggatattatggggtggggggtgggattagggtattgaattcgaggatcagccatgactataatgaatggcagggaatgctcaaagagctgaatggtctacttccgcttctatgtaaacatgaggagcctggggctgaagtgtaaTGAAAaggctataagacataggagcagaattgggccactcggcccattgagtctgctccaccattcaatcatggctgattctcctatctttttcccataacccctgatctgcttattaatcaacaacctatctatctctgtcttaaagacactcaatgacctggcctccacagccttctgcaacaaagggttccacagattgaccactctctggctgaagaaattcctcctcatctgttttaaaggatcatccccttagtctgaggttgtgcccgctggttctagtttttcctaccagtggaaacatcctctccacgtccactctgtccaggcctcgccgtatcctgtaagtttcaataatttcctcctcaaccttctaaactccaacgagtacaaaagcCGTGTAACCGCTTCATGTAAGTACTCAGGGATGCAACCCCtcacactgaatatgtacatgACCCATTAACTTCTCTCGGCTGCAAACGTCAGGtgcagcctgggagtgggtgaagctgtttgAAAATCTATTGTTCATTGTTGGTATGCATTTGGACCCGGTGGGTGCATTACGACCCGGTGGGAGCAGAAACACAAAGACCCGCCCACTCACGGTTGCGTCACCAAGCCACCAACGCGTGCGCTCTGCTCTCCGCTGGatcaagatggcggccgttaacctGAGCTTCGTCTCGGGAAAAAGACCTGAAGCTGCAAACACGGGACCTACGGGCTCATATTCGAGGTTTGAGGCCTTCACCAGATACTTAGACACCCTCTCCGTCCATCCGCCGGTTCCATTGCTCCCTCTATGTTTCTGCATCCTTACCGGCTGCTGATGAGACAGAGAAACTTCTCTCCAGTTGCTGTCACCCGCACTGCGAACGCCGTTGCTTACTGCGCATGTGCATCTCTCCCATGCAAAGAATAGAgaactcttcctattggtccgggccCTCATTCAgtgcgattggttggaggaccagccgctccggggctcggtcctccagtcccgcccctcattcactccgattggttgggggaccagccccgccccctcttcctattggtccggagctgccgtcaatcaatccccgggcattgtgatgtggagcatgcgctgtgtcattgctgtccttggcgcttgtttgttccggagaagcggagtcagcgttaggcggtggctgggaggatttggaaacactttgtggatccgcaaacccttcagaatcattgtcagctccctggtttgcagctgcggggcttctccctccctccctcccgggaacaggcccaggttaacggccccatcctggctcagccactggaggatggttcacatcagaggatgggggagggggacaataaataagaggttacactttggcctcaaatcaatgaggactctgatctctgggaaggaaggaaaccctgggaggtgggcggggaggattcacaaacacccgctggaggccccaacacccccaataagacccattggttttattgtcagtctgcagacaggagctggagaactgaacccagacagaggagagggagggagaaaactaggagtggaggaaagaaatggtgagatgggtttggatttcagcccagggaggagggagagtgtgtgggatggggatttacagatttgggggaacaagagagaaaaaaatgttcCAGAAAAACTATAATTATCTGTTTTGATTTGTTTTCCTATGATGACAGTGGTTTTGTAAACTTCTTTTGCAGAATATTTGAAGTGGAAGTTTTACAGACATGAAACTCAAATCAAAATTCTTACTAGTATTTCACAGTTGCTCAATTTATCAGCATATGAACACCGTCAAcctttgaatgtgggaggaaaaatgtttctctgttctttctgggaaaagatttcaaacatcagtgtgattggaaaagcaccgagacacatgcacacaccggAGTGAGcgcgttccagtgaactgactgtggaaagagctttaaccagttacacagcttgaAAAAATATCACCCCACTCAAAGTGAGGTGAAACTGTACATGTTCTGTGTACAGATGAATCTTGAACTGATTGTCCAACCCGGAGAGACACAAGGATACTGGTGCCATGGAGAAaagatggaaatgtggggactgtgggaagggattccgttGCCCGTCTGACCTGGAAACTcatcaacgggttcacactggggagagaccattcacctgttccacgTGTGGGCAGGGATTTAGCAAGTCATCCACACTGCAGTCACAcctgcgagttcacactggagagaggccattcatctgctctgtgtgtgggaaaggattcactcagtcaaccaacttgctgacacaccatcgagttcacaccagggagagaccatttacttgctccaagtgtgggaagggattcactcagtcatccaacctgctaatacaccagcgagttcacactggagagaagtcattcacctgctttgagtgtgggaagagattcacacagtcatccaacctgctgatacaccagcgaattcacactggagagacaccgttcacctgctctgcatgtgggaagggattcagcagaTTATCTATCCTGCAGgagcaccagcgcattcacaccagggagaggccattcacctgctctgtttgtgggcaGAGATTTACTTGGTCCTCCCTCCTGCTGAGACACaggcgagttcacaagtgattgcaTGAGTTGGATTCTGTTGTTGTTCCTGCTGCTAATCGCATCCAGGACTGAAACATGTTTATTCATACAGGATGTTGATGGGAGGTGTGTGTCTGTAATTGTTTTGAGTGAATTGAAATTATGAGTTGAACCatcgaatccctatggtgcagaaggaggcctttcggcccatcaaatctgcactgactctttggtaAAGGAATCTGTTATTGTTCGTGTTGTTTCCAAGTTACCCATTAGTCATGTAGATTTTATACTGGGAAATGACGTAGTTCACAGTATAGTgtttagaaacagagaaaatagaaagaggagtaggccattcggcccatcgagcctgctccactattcatttcgatcatagctgatcatcaatttcaatatcctgatcccgccttcccccccatatcccttgctccctttagccccaagagctatatctaatttcttcttgaaatcacacaatgttttggcctcaactactttctatggtaatgaattccacagattcaccaccctctgggtgaagatgtttctcttcacctcagtccagttctggactcccccaccatccggaacattcttcctgaatctaccctgtctaatcctgttagaattttatatgtttctatgagatcccctttcacttttctaaaccccaatgaatatcatcctaaccgacttaatctctcctcatatgacagacctgccatcccaggaatcagcctgataaaccacaACCAGGAACAGTTACCATTGTTCAGAAGTTATCCATGAGTAAAAACTCCTCAACGATTTGTATTCCAGTTAAAGAATTGATTCAAATAAAAATGCTGATGTATCCACCCCAGTAATAGACAAAAGACTTAAGGCCTCATAGTGACTTTGAAGGGTTGTTAACACTAAACATTGAATTAAATGTGCTTGTCAGTGCTGAGATAATATAGGATATAACAACAGGAGTTCAATCAAATCAACTGTTCACAGTTGATCATTTAAAACCTCAAAATGATGTGGTTTGTAAATTGTGCAGAAGATTCAATCTATTCATAAAATAAAGATCAAAAATGAAGAAGTTGTTGATATCCCTCTAAAAGAGTTAATAAAATTCATTCTGAATGGCATGAGGAAAAACTGAAGGATTACAGAATGTTggaattgtgggaagggattcaaagccCCATTTCAACTGGAAATTCACCGACACatccacactgggaaaagaccTTTTACCTGCTttgaatgtgggaagagattcactcagtcatcacacctgcagacacacaagcgagttcatattggggtgaggccattcacctgcactgagtgtgggaagggattcaaagatTCATCTACCCTGTggacacaccagtgagttcacaccagggagagaccattcacctgcgctgaatgtgagaaaggattcattcagttatccaagatttccacggtttctccatagtGTTGCTGTCCTTGTGAATCTACAAGATTGATGATCAACTGAagcttcgtccacacacacacaacacgtatATAGggatgtcaggaataaaagaatgactagggtaagattcgggccaatcaaggacagtagtgggaagttgtgtgtggagtctgaagagataggagaggtgttaaatgaatatttttcgtcagtattcacgcaggaaaaagacaatgttgtcgaggagaatactgaaatacaggctattggactagatgggattgaggttaataaggaggaggtgtgagcaattctggaaagtgtgaaaatagataagacccctgggccggatgggatttatcctaggattctctgggaggctagggaggagattgcagagcctttggctttgatctttatgtcgtcattgtctacaggaatagtgccagaagactggaggataacaaatgttgtccccttgttcaagaaggggagtagagacaaacctggtaattatagaccagtgagccttacttctgttgtgggcaaagttttggaaaggattagaagagataggatttataatcatctagaaaggaataatttgattagggatagtcaacacggttttgtgaagggtaggtcgtgcctcacaaaccttattgagttctttgagaaggtgaccaaagaggtggatgagggtaaagcagttgatgtggtgtatatggatttcagcaaagcgtttggtaaggttccccatggtaagctattgcagaaaatgcggacgcatgggattgagggtgatttagcggtttggatcaggaattggctagctgtaggaagacagagggtggtgtttgatgggaaatgttcatcttggagttcagttactagtggtgtatcgcaaggatctgttttggggccactgctgtttgtcatttttataaa contains these protein-coding regions:
- the LOC144481011 gene encoding uncharacterized protein LOC144481011 encodes the protein MLTRQRTRNSESSFTCSVCGKKFMCSSNLLAHQLDHIIQKPLQSSDSGQSIETSEEQAQHQLLHTDERPFSCSHCGKRFSQSSRLAEHQLLHTHERPFSCSHCGESFSDSVHLTEHQQVHTKDRPFSCSQCGKRFTQSSHCTVHQQIHFQKRHFKCFKCEKTFKRRISLLRHQGTHTGERPYVCPVCGKAFTCLQHLLSHRPIHTGEKAFSCSVCGKAFTESSSLWRHRRIHTGEKPFSCSICGKRFAQFSSCNQHQHIHSDQRPFQCSECNKTFKRSDDLLKHKRIHTGERPFLCSVCGKGFAQSSGLLRHQRIHTGEKPFTCSVCGKGFTDSSYMLKHQRAHTATEPFTCSLCGKGFTDPSRLQRHQRVHTGAKPFNCSMCGKGFNQYYSLLKHRRRHV